The following are encoded together in the Tripterygium wilfordii isolate XIE 37 chromosome 18, ASM1340144v1, whole genome shotgun sequence genome:
- the LOC119984261 gene encoding early nodulin-like protein 1, with protein MESQRLLGFILMVTVTGFLFFSSSQAYKFWVGGKAGWVLNPSENYNHWAERSRFRVNDTLYFRYKKGSDSVLVVTKEDYFSCNTTKPLQSFTDGESTFKFDRWGPFFFISGQSNNCNNGQKLITVVMAPRNGTSGCPTPPTPPKPSPVAPAQPPKAGHSPAPSPNNEVDAPAPAPAKAGAVGLVNNMGFLFESELHIVGDLKVRHQRDREDWTTETFAGLSKRKPSRVYLYRTNDSISLHNPSTIDDFSKSRQLNASSFDTN; from the exons ATGGAGTCTCAAAGATTACTTGGGTTCATTCTCATGGTGACAGTCACGGGGTTTTTGTTTTTCAGCTCATCTCAAGCTTACAAGTTCTGGGTTGGTGGCAAGGCTGGTTGGGTCTTAAACCCTTCAGAGAACTATAATCATTGGGCTGAAAGAAGCCGATTTCGAGTCAATGACACTCTTT ATTTCAGGTACAAAAAAGGATCGGACTCGGTTTTGGTAGTAACGAAGGAAGATTACTTCTCATGCAACACTACCAAGCCCTTACAGTCCTTCACAGATGGAGAGTCAACCTTCAAGTTTGACCGGTGGGGTCCATTTTTCTTCATAAGCGGACAATCTAATAACTGCAACAacggtcaaaagctcatcacaGTCGTTATGGCTCCAAGAAACGGAACCTCGGGCTGTCCAACTCCTCCAACACCACCGAAACCTTCACCAGTCGCACCAGCTCAGCCTCCGAAGGCGGGGCATTCACCTGCCCCGAGTCCGAATAATGAAGTGGATGCTCCAGCCCCGGCTCCGGCCAAGGCGGGTGCAGTAGGTTTGGTTAACAATATGGG TTTCTTGTTTGAAAGTGAATTACACATAGTTGGGGATCTAAAAGTGCGTCACCAAAG GGACAGGGAGGACTGGACTACTGAGACATTTGCTGGCTTGTCGAAGAGGAAACCTTCTCGCGTGTATTTATATCGCACAAACGACTCGATTTCTCTCCATAATCCATCAACAATCGACGATTTCTCGAAGTCACGGCAACTGAACGCTTCTTCTTTCGATACTAATTAG
- the LOC119984262 gene encoding putative leucine-rich repeat receptor-like serine/threonine-protein kinase At2g19230 codes for MENPIKYSLEEVDEFTFMREDLLGEGSTAKVYAGVINGTMIAAKYFEADLDHKKRIYEKEKDILMKFSHSNIIKLMGYVNHEEDEDANEISQETRDARVLVLEYAPNTLTKLLDDLNWPQSLRVIRDLASALQYIHNTGYVYCDLKPLNILFDEENNLKLGDMGGVVSADKDIVRFTTEGYGAPEIKATPMFDIFGFGVILMQLMTKFEDTFFPPAKNRRGKNISDIHIAERVQQLVQNKGRYQFPELLGSSGGDKQTAIAIMECGLACAKQNPRARPQSMAEVLAILPI; via the exons atggaAAATCCAATAAAATATTCATTGGAAGAAGTTGATGAATTCACTTTCATGAGAGAGGACTTACTTGGTGAGGGTTCAACAGCTAAAGTGTATGCAGGGGTGATAAATGGAACAATGATTGCTGCTAAGTATTTTGAAGCTGATTTGGATCATAAGAAACGGATATATGAA aaggAGAAAGACATCCTCATGAAATTCAGTCATTCAAACATTATCAAACTCATGGGATATGTTAATCACGAGGAAGATGAAGATGCAAATGAAATTTCTCAAGAGACACGGGATGCAAGGGTGCTCGTCCTCGAATACGCCCCCAACACGTTGACTAAACTTCTAGATG ATTTAAATTGGCCACAAAGTTTGAGAGTGATAAGGGACTTAGCATCTGCCCTGCAATACATCCATAACACTGGATATGTTTATTGTGATCTGAAGCCTCTAAACATCTTGTTTGACGAG GAAAACAATCTCAAACTTGGAGACATGGGTGGTGTAGTAAGTGCTGACAAAGACATTGTTCGATTTACTACTGAGGGATACGGAGCACCAGAAATAAAAG CAACCCCAATGTTTGACATCTTTGGCTTTGGAGTGATACTTATGCAACTGATGACAAAGTTTGAAGACACATTCTTTCCACCAGCAAAAAACAGACGGGGGAAAAATATTTCTGATATTCATATTGCGGAGAGAGTGCAACAACTTGTGCAGAATAAAGGACGTTACCAATTTCCAGAGTTGCTCGGGTCGAGTGGTGGTGACAAACAAACTGCAATAGCCATAATGGAGTGCGGATTGGCATGTGCAAAACAGAACCCAAGGGCCCGCCCACAATCAATGGCGGAGGTTTTAGCTATACTCCCTATATAG
- the LOC119984263 gene encoding probable F-box protein At4g22165: MADWSELPPDLLLTIARKLINVPDDHYRLSCVCRSWSHVILDYLNRCVLPYSPCLMVPGINCDVTCKFRSLLSFPVGKDITKEGERLPQIPVPHIDLCRGSYEGWLVMIKNNLNMYLLNPFSDRRIDLPSVTTLQQPSDREERLSKWDVYKAILSKNPSDASDCFVMVLFEGLAFCKLGDKVWTPIHHQRQTWEGYMDALYFKGNFYIVSSNSVTYICDVRASPQPSMTKIEVEQCLLCRFFLVESRGELWQIYRATGYDSSEDEEEFPEDLHTEDHVNQAEQCGNGDLNCFDKYDLVNNNHYFPSSLKTKYFDVWKLDTVGGSKPSWIEVENLDGVALFLGLNQSLSLSDPHLFGYQENRIYFTDSCCGSYKRGWPSGYDMGIFNFKDDTIESLYKTNSKSVEPPAIWVTPKAWITHNLIWFFLTIVTFLCDFIVFVSTN, encoded by the exons ATGGCAGACTGGAGTGAACTCCCGCCAGATCTCTTATTGACAATAGCAAGAAAGCTGATCAATGTTCCAGATGATCACTATCGTCTTAGTTGTGTGTGCAGATCATGGAGCCATGTTATATTGGATTACCTCAACAGATGTGTCCTTCCTTATTCTCCTTGTCTGATGGTTCCCGGCATCAACTGTGATGTCACCTGCAAATTTCGTAGTCTGCTGAGCTTCCCGGTTGGCAAGGATATCACCAAAGAAGGGGAGCGTTTGCCCCAAATTCCGGTGCCTCACATAGATCTATGTCGTGGATCCTACGAGGGATGGCTTGTAATGATAAAAAACAACTTGAACATGTACTTGTTGAATCCGTTTTCTGACCGTCGCATAGATCTTCCTTCTGTAACTACCCTGCAGCAGCCTTCCGATAGAGAGGAACGCCTGTCTAAGTGGGACGTGTACAAAGCAATATTATCAAAAAATCCTAGTGACGCCTCGGATTGCTTTGTCATGGttctctttgaaggattggCTTTTTGCAAGCTTGGTGACAAAGTTTGGACACCTATTCACCATCAACGTCAAACGTGGGAGGGTTATATGGATGCCTTGTATTTCAAGGGAAACTTCTACATTGTATCATCCAATTCAGTGACTTATATTTGTGACGTTCGTGCTTCTCCTCAACCATCAATGACTAAGATAGAAGTGGAGCAATGTTTACTTTGTAGGTTCTTTTTGGTGGAATCAAGAGGAGAATTGTGGCAAATATATCGTGCTACCGGATATgattcaagtgaggatgaggaaGAATTTCCTGAAGATCTTCATACAGAAGATCATGTCAACCAAGCAGAACAATGCGGTAATGGTGACCTGAATTGTTTTGATAAGTACGATTTGGTCAATAATAATCATTATTTCCCGTCTTCATTAAAAACGAaatattttgatgtttggaagtTGGATACGGTGGGCGGATCAAAACCAAGTTGGATTGAGGTAGAGAATTTAGATGGAGTGGCATTGTTTTTGGGTTTGAATCAGTCCCTTTCCCTCTCAGATCCTCACCTTTTTGGGTATCAAGAAAACCGTATCTATTTTACAGATAGTTGTTGTGGGTCATACAAACGTGGATGGCCTTCAGGTTATGACATGGGCATTTTCAACTTCAAGGATGATACTATTGAGTCACTTTACAAAACAAATTCCAAATCTGTGGAGCCACCAGCTATCTGGGTTACCCCCAAGGCATG GATTACTCATAATTTGATCTGGTTTTTCCTAACAATAGTTACTTTTCTTTGTGATTTTATTGTGTTTGTTTCCACCAACTGA